From a region of the Bradyrhizobium sp. KBS0727 genome:
- the alkB gene encoding DNA oxidative demethylase AlkB, with the protein MTTDLFEAVPDVRPSREAMADGAVLLRGFVKPFEGELIASLREIVAQAPFRRMFTPGGHQMSVAMTNCGHAGWVTDHSGYRYDGIDPVSGKPWPAMPPVFRTLAETAASEGGFGGFVPDACLINRYAPGARMSLHQDRNENDFGAPIVSVSLGLPATFLFGGPKRADKPQRYRLEHGDVVVWGGPSRLFFHGVAPLSDGDHAVMGRQRINLTFRKAR; encoded by the coding sequence TTGACTACGGATTTGTTCGAGGCCGTTCCCGATGTGCGCCCGTCGCGTGAAGCGATGGCGGATGGCGCGGTGCTGCTGCGCGGATTCGTAAAACCCTTTGAGGGCGAATTGATCGCGAGCCTCCGCGAGATCGTCGCCCAGGCGCCGTTCCGGCGCATGTTCACGCCCGGCGGCCACCAGATGTCGGTGGCGATGACCAATTGCGGCCATGCCGGCTGGGTCACCGACCACAGCGGCTATCGCTATGACGGCATCGATCCCGTCTCCGGCAAACCCTGGCCGGCGATGCCGCCGGTGTTTCGCACGCTGGCCGAGACGGCGGCGAGCGAAGGCGGCTTCGGAGGATTTGTGCCCGATGCCTGCCTGATCAACCGCTACGCGCCCGGCGCGCGAATGTCGCTGCATCAGGACCGCAACGAAAACGATTTCGGCGCACCGATCGTGTCGGTGTCGCTGGGTCTGCCCGCGACCTTTCTGTTCGGCGGCCCCAAGCGCGCCGACAAGCCGCAGCGCTACCGGCTGGAGCATGGCGACGTCGTGGTCTGGGGCGGGCCGTCGCGGCTGTTCTTTCATGGCGTCGCGCCGCTCTCCGACGGCGATCACGCCGTGATGGGCCGCCAGCGGATCAATCTGACGTTTCGCAAGGCGCGGTGA
- a CDS encoding MFS transporter, whose protein sequence is MTTTDINADTSVSPNRTGVYLAVLQLVFTLGWTTYVIYLPKLAAQVGIAPTAVILILMLDQAVFTISDTAMGIAADRIAGLFGRIGLFVGVLTAVSCAAFVALPLVAGAGPGAQVWFIVLILIWAVTSSALRAPPLTLLGKHRARPKIPFLAALAMLGYGLAGAVSPYLGVVLRDQDPRLPFLISGLALLITTLALSKVERGAAQDAATPEPATPAKPLGRMPIVFIASMVILSLGSQLHFNINSAPFFLRFAKPEQLQWLLPVFWIGFNIAMFPASVVVKHRGGLFVIGVAGLLGALAVLGAELAGNLNMLIAAQFVAGAAWGCMLMAAVSAALAIGETGAEGKVVGLVFSALALATFARMAAVAGGLQKLPEYAPLLQWAPVACWSVAGAGLLVIAASRAQRRLQVRNVSSSS, encoded by the coding sequence ATGACCACCACCGACATCAACGCCGACACCAGCGTCAGTCCTAACCGCACCGGCGTCTATCTGGCCGTGCTGCAACTGGTGTTCACGCTGGGCTGGACCACTTATGTCATCTATCTGCCGAAGCTCGCGGCACAGGTCGGGATAGCGCCAACCGCTGTCATTCTGATCCTGATGCTGGATCAGGCGGTCTTCACCATCAGCGATACCGCGATGGGTATCGCCGCCGACAGGATCGCGGGACTGTTCGGCCGGATCGGCCTGTTCGTCGGCGTCCTGACCGCGGTCTCCTGCGCGGCGTTCGTCGCGCTGCCGCTTGTGGCCGGCGCCGGGCCGGGTGCACAGGTCTGGTTCATTGTTCTGATCCTGATCTGGGCTGTCACTTCGTCGGCGCTACGTGCGCCGCCGCTGACTCTGTTGGGCAAGCACCGCGCGCGGCCGAAAATTCCGTTTCTGGCGGCGCTGGCGATGCTGGGTTACGGGCTTGCCGGCGCGGTGTCGCCCTATCTCGGCGTCGTGCTGCGAGACCAGGATCCTCGGCTTCCGTTTCTGATCTCCGGCCTGGCGCTGCTGATCACGACTCTGGCGCTGTCGAAAGTCGAGCGCGGCGCGGCGCAGGACGCCGCAACGCCAGAACCGGCGACACCCGCAAAACCGCTCGGACGGATGCCGATCGTGTTCATCGCCTCGATGGTGATCCTGTCGCTCGGCTCCCAGCTGCATTTCAACATCAACAGCGCGCCGTTCTTCCTGCGATTTGCCAAGCCGGAGCAGTTGCAGTGGCTGCTGCCGGTGTTCTGGATCGGTTTCAATATCGCGATGTTTCCGGCCAGCGTCGTCGTCAAGCATCGCGGCGGGCTGTTCGTGATCGGCGTTGCGGGTTTGCTCGGCGCGCTGGCGGTGCTGGGCGCCGAGCTCGCGGGCAATCTGAACATGCTGATCGCCGCCCAGTTCGTTGCCGGCGCGGCATGGGGCTGCATGCTGATGGCCGCGGTCTCGGCGGCGCTGGCGATCGGCGAAACCGGCGCCGAAGGCAAGGTGGTAGGGCTGGTATTTTCCGCGCTGGCGCTTGCGACGTTTGCGCGGATGGCGGCGGTGGCCGGCGGCCTGCAGAAGCTGCCGGAATACGCGCCGCTATTGCAGTGGGCGCCGGTAGCGTGCTGGTCGGTCGCCGGCGCCGGGCTGCTGGTGATCGCAGCATCCCGGGCGCAGCGGAGGTTGCAGGTGAGGAACGTTAGCTCCTCATCCTGA
- a CDS encoding thiamine pyrophosphate-dependent enzyme: protein MTSTSGGEAIVNGLVAHGVDTVFGLPGAQIYGLFDAFHQAQLKVIGARHEQACGYMAYGYARSTGRPGVFSVVPGPGVLNAGAALLTAFGSNEPVLCLTGQVPTQYLGKGRGHLHEMPDQLATLKTFVKWADRIEYPDVAPAMVSRAFQEMLSGRRGPVSLEMPWDVFTQRADVGPAKPFDLFPAPKPDPDRIKTAAALVKGSKAPMIFVGSGAIHAAEEILELAEMIDAPVVAFRSGRGIVSNAHELGLTMAAAYKLWPNTDLMIGIGTRLELPTMTRWPYRPDGLKSIRIDIDPVEMRRFTSDCAVIADAKAGTADLAAAVKKAGYSKTSGRRATIREATAAAHQEIQRVQPQMAYLNILREVLPANAIVTDELSQVGFTSWYGFPIYEPRTFISSGYQGTLGSGFPTALGAKVANPDRPVVAITGDGGFMFAVQELATAVQFGIGVVTLIFNNNAYGNVRRDQRERFDGRVVASDLVNPDFVKLAESFGVGAARVTSPDHFRPVLEKALADGGPYVIAIEVPMDSEVSPWAFIHPAKNN, encoded by the coding sequence ATGACCTCAACTTCCGGCGGCGAAGCAATCGTCAATGGCCTCGTCGCGCATGGCGTCGACACCGTGTTCGGCCTCCCCGGCGCGCAGATCTACGGCCTGTTCGACGCCTTCCATCAGGCGCAGCTCAAGGTGATCGGCGCACGGCACGAGCAGGCCTGCGGCTACATGGCCTATGGCTACGCCCGCTCCACCGGCCGCCCCGGCGTGTTCAGCGTCGTGCCCGGCCCCGGCGTGCTCAACGCCGGCGCGGCGCTGTTGACCGCGTTCGGATCGAACGAGCCGGTGCTGTGCCTGACCGGCCAGGTGCCGACGCAATACCTCGGCAAGGGCCGCGGCCATCTGCACGAAATGCCGGATCAACTGGCAACGCTGAAGACTTTTGTGAAATGGGCCGACCGGATCGAATACCCGGATGTCGCGCCCGCGATGGTGTCGCGCGCCTTCCAGGAGATGCTGTCCGGACGCCGCGGCCCGGTGTCGCTGGAAATGCCATGGGACGTGTTCACCCAGCGCGCGGACGTCGGCCCGGCAAAACCGTTCGATCTGTTCCCGGCGCCAAAGCCCGACCCTGATCGCATCAAGACCGCCGCCGCGCTCGTCAAGGGCAGCAAGGCGCCGATGATCTTTGTCGGCAGCGGCGCCATTCACGCGGCTGAGGAAATCCTCGAACTCGCCGAAATGATCGACGCGCCGGTGGTGGCGTTCCGCAGCGGCCGCGGCATCGTCTCCAATGCCCATGAACTCGGGTTGACCATGGCGGCGGCCTACAAACTGTGGCCGAATACCGACCTGATGATCGGCATCGGCACACGGCTGGAACTGCCGACGATGACACGCTGGCCCTATCGTCCCGATGGACTGAAATCGATCCGTATCGATATTGATCCGGTCGAGATGCGACGGTTCACTTCGGATTGCGCCGTAATCGCCGATGCCAAGGCCGGCACGGCTGACCTTGCCGCCGCCGTGAAGAAGGCCGGCTACAGCAAGACCAGCGGCCGGCGCGCCACGATCCGTGAGGCGACGGCAGCAGCCCATCAGGAAATCCAGAGGGTCCAGCCGCAGATGGCCTATCTGAACATCCTGCGCGAGGTGCTGCCGGCGAATGCGATCGTCACCGACGAACTATCGCAGGTCGGCTTCACCTCCTGGTACGGCTTTCCGATCTACGAGCCGCGCACCTTCATCTCTTCGGGTTACCAGGGCACGCTCGGCTCGGGCTTCCCCACCGCGCTCGGCGCCAAGGTCGCCAATCCGGACCGCCCGGTCGTCGCGATCACCGGCGACGGCGGCTTCATGTTCGCGGTTCAGGAATTGGCGACCGCCGTGCAATTTGGGATCGGCGTGGTAACGCTGATCTTCAACAACAACGCCTACGGCAACGTGCGCCGCGATCAGCGCGAGCGCTTCGATGGCCGCGTGGTAGCATCCGACCTGGTCAATCCGGATTTCGTCAAGCTGGCTGAATCCTTCGGCGTCGGCGCCGCGCGCGTCACCTCGCCCGATCATTTCCGTCCCGTGCTGGAAAAAGCGCTGGCCGACGGCGGGCCTTACGTGATCGCAATCGAGGTACCGATGGATTCGGAAGTCTCTCCGTGGGCGTTCATCCATCCGGCGAAGAACAACTAA
- a CDS encoding fumarylacetoacetate hydrolase family protein — MTSHPLATYSIGGVTHYGAVTDAGVVDLSARFAKEYPTLREAIAAGALMKLAEDAARRSPDHALDAIVWQPPIPAPEKIICIGVNYPDRNAEYKDGQDAPKYPSMFMRTPRSFVGHNAPLVRPRASPQLDYEGELVIVIGKAGRHIKESAALDHIAAITLCNEGTIRDWVRHAKFNVTQGKNFDSTGSLGPWLVPYTHESQIADIHLTTKVNGETRQDDRTGRLIFGFRYLLNYISTFTTLVPGDVIVTGTPTGAGARFDPPRYLKPGDVIEVEADGVGVLKNGVIDEAL; from the coding sequence ATGACCTCACACCCTCTCGCGACATACTCGATCGGCGGCGTCACACACTACGGCGCCGTGACCGACGCCGGCGTCGTCGATCTCTCCGCGCGTTTCGCGAAGGAGTATCCGACCCTGCGCGAAGCCATCGCGGCCGGCGCGCTGATGAAGCTTGCCGAGGACGCGGCACGCCGTTCGCCCGATCATGCGCTCGATGCGATCGTCTGGCAGCCACCGATCCCCGCGCCGGAAAAGATCATCTGCATCGGCGTGAACTACCCGGACCGCAACGCCGAGTACAAGGACGGCCAGGACGCGCCGAAATATCCGAGCATGTTCATGCGCACGCCGCGGTCGTTTGTCGGCCACAACGCGCCGCTGGTCCGGCCCCGCGCCTCGCCGCAGCTCGATTACGAGGGCGAACTGGTGATCGTGATCGGCAAGGCCGGCCGGCACATCAAGGAGAGCGCGGCGCTGGACCACATCGCCGCCATCACGCTGTGCAACGAAGGCACCATCCGCGACTGGGTCCGGCACGCCAAGTTCAACGTCACCCAGGGCAAGAATTTTGACTCCACCGGCAGCCTCGGCCCGTGGCTGGTGCCTTATACACACGAAAGCCAGATCGCGGACATTCACCTGACCACCAAGGTGAATGGCGAGACCCGGCAGGACGACCGCACCGGCCGCCTGATCTTCGGCTTCCGCTATCTCCTCAACTACATCTCGACCTTCACCACGCTGGTGCCTGGCGACGTCATCGTCACGGGCACGCCAACGGGGGCCGGTGCTCGGTTCGATCCGCCGCGCTACCTCAAGCCCGGCGACGTCATCGAGGTCGAAGCCGATGGCGTCGGCGTGCTGAAGAACGGCGTGATCGACGAAGCCCTATAA
- the hpaD gene encoding 3,4-dihydroxyphenylacetate 2,3-dioxygenase has product MPVPTHIFDPPFNIIRSSHAVLDVVDLDKSRAFYETTVGLHVEDRDHRAVYLRGSEEHQHHSLVLRKAPVAACNRLGFKVGNDGDLDKAASFFSENGITYAFTEQPFQGRTLQFTDPLGFQLELYASMEKRQHLLRRYDLYKGCHPQRLDHFNVFSPEVQNTVDFYARLGFRLTEYGEEDGPNGRIAAAWMHRKGNVHDFAITNGKGPRLHHFAYWVPTAMNILHLCDVMASSGFLKNIERGPGRHGISNAFFLYVRDPDGHRLELYTSDYFTGDHDHEPLRWSLKDPRRQTLWGAPAPRSWFEEGSPFAGQAVREPAFIADVTIAD; this is encoded by the coding sequence ATGCCGGTACCGACGCACATCTTCGATCCCCCCTTCAATATCATCCGCTCAAGCCACGCCGTGCTCGACGTGGTCGATCTGGACAAGAGCCGGGCGTTCTACGAGACCACCGTCGGCCTCCATGTCGAGGATCGCGACCACAGAGCAGTGTACTTACGCGGCAGCGAGGAGCATCAGCATCACTCGCTGGTGTTGCGCAAAGCGCCCGTCGCAGCCTGCAACCGCCTTGGCTTCAAGGTCGGCAACGACGGCGATCTCGACAAGGCTGCCAGCTTCTTTTCCGAGAACGGCATCACCTACGCCTTCACCGAGCAGCCGTTCCAGGGCCGCACGCTGCAATTCACCGATCCGCTCGGCTTCCAGCTCGAACTCTATGCGTCGATGGAGAAGCGCCAGCATCTGTTGCGGCGCTACGACCTCTACAAGGGCTGCCATCCGCAGCGGCTCGACCATTTCAACGTATTTTCCCCTGAAGTACAGAACACCGTCGACTTCTACGCGCGGCTCGGCTTCCGGCTGACCGAATACGGAGAAGAGGACGGGCCGAACGGCCGCATCGCCGCCGCCTGGATGCACCGCAAGGGCAATGTGCACGACTTCGCCATCACCAACGGAAAAGGCCCTCGCCTGCACCACTTTGCCTATTGGGTGCCGACGGCGATGAACATCCTGCATCTTTGCGACGTCATGGCCTCCAGCGGTTTTCTGAAGAACATCGAGCGCGGTCCCGGCCGCCACGGCATTTCGAACGCGTTCTTTCTTTATGTCCGCGATCCCGACGGCCATCGCCTCGAGCTCTACACCAGCGACTATTTTACGGGCGACCACGACCACGAGCCGTTGCGCTGGTCGCTGAAGGACCCGCGCCGGCAGACGCTGTGGGGCGCGCCGGCGCCACGCTCCTGGTTCGAGGAGGGGTCGCCCTTCGCAGGACAGGCGGTGCGCGAGCCGGCATTTATCGCCGATGTCACGATTGCGGATTGA
- the hpaE gene encoding 5-carboxymethyl-2-hydroxymuconate semialdehyde dehydrogenase, translating into MDKVTPKDAFKANRDRVGPLLAKLKAEGINHLIDGKSVPSISGQTFETKSPVDGTTALASVARGNADDIDRAATAASRAFKAWRDMPATARKKLLHRVADAIEDNADDIAVLECIDTGQAHRFMAKAAIRAAENFRFFADKCAEARDGLNTPSDEHWNISTRVPIGPVGVITPWNTPFMLSTWKIAPALAAGCTVVHKPAEWSPVTADLLAKLARQAGLPDGVLNTVHGIGEEAGKALTEHPAIKAIGFVGESSTGSAIMAQGAPTLKRVHFELGGKNPVIVFDDADLDRALDAVVFMIYSLNGERCTSSSRLLVQQGIADKFIEKLTARVKALKVGHPLDPATEIGPLIHERHLAKVCSYFEVARKDGATIAVGGKPHDGPGGGHYVEPTLVTGAHANMRVAQEEVFGPFLTVIPFRDETDAIEIANGVQYGLTGYVWTGDMGRALRVADALEAGMIWLNSENVRHLPTPFGGMKSSGIGRDGGDYSFDFYMETKHVSLARGTHKIQKLGI; encoded by the coding sequence ATGGATAAAGTGACACCGAAGGACGCCTTCAAGGCCAACCGCGACCGCGTCGGCCCCCTGCTCGCCAAACTAAAGGCCGAAGGCATCAACCACTTGATCGACGGCAAGAGCGTGCCGTCGATCTCCGGACAGACTTTTGAGACCAAATCCCCGGTCGACGGCACCACCGCGCTGGCGTCCGTCGCCCGCGGCAACGCCGATGACATCGACCGCGCCGCGACCGCGGCCAGCCGAGCCTTCAAGGCCTGGCGCGACATGCCCGCGACCGCGCGGAAGAAATTGCTGCACCGCGTCGCCGATGCGATCGAGGACAATGCCGACGACATCGCCGTGCTCGAATGCATCGATACCGGCCAGGCCCACCGCTTCATGGCCAAGGCCGCGATCCGGGCGGCCGAGAATTTCCGCTTCTTCGCCGACAAATGCGCCGAGGCCCGCGACGGCCTCAACACGCCAAGCGACGAGCATTGGAACATCTCGACCCGGGTACCGATCGGCCCGGTCGGCGTGATCACGCCCTGGAACACGCCGTTCATGCTGTCGACCTGGAAGATCGCGCCGGCGCTGGCCGCCGGCTGCACCGTCGTGCACAAGCCGGCGGAATGGTCGCCGGTGACCGCGGACCTGCTGGCCAAGCTGGCCAGGCAGGCAGGCCTGCCCGACGGCGTGCTCAACACCGTGCACGGGATCGGCGAGGAAGCCGGCAAGGCGCTGACCGAGCATCCCGCGATCAAGGCCATTGGTTTCGTCGGCGAGAGCTCGACCGGTTCGGCCATCATGGCGCAGGGCGCGCCGACGCTGAAGCGGGTGCACTTCGAACTCGGCGGCAAGAACCCCGTCATCGTGTTCGACGACGCCGACCTCGACCGCGCGCTCGATGCGGTGGTCTTCATGATCTACTCGCTGAACGGCGAGCGCTGCACCTCATCCAGCCGGTTGCTGGTCCAGCAGGGCATCGCCGATAAATTCATCGAAAAGCTCACCGCCCGCGTCAAGGCGCTGAAGGTCGGCCATCCGCTCGATCCCGCCACCGAAATCGGGCCGCTGATCCACGAGCGGCACCTTGCCAAGGTCTGCAGCTATTTCGAGGTCGCCCGCAAGGACGGCGCCACCATCGCCGTCGGCGGCAAGCCGCATGACGGCCCCGGCGGCGGGCATTACGTAGAGCCGACGCTGGTCACCGGCGCACACGCGAACATGCGGGTGGCGCAGGAAGAAGTGTTCGGTCCGTTCCTGACCGTCATTCCGTTCAGGGATGAGACGGACGCGATCGAAATCGCCAATGGCGTGCAGTACGGCCTCACCGGCTATGTCTGGACCGGCGACATGGGCCGCGCGCTTCGCGTCGCCGATGCGCTGGAAGCCGGCATGATCTGGCTCAACTCGGAAAACGTCCGCCACCTGCCGACGCCTTTCGGCGGCATGAAGTCGTCAGGCATCGGCCGCGACGGCGGCGATTACTCGTTCGACTTCTATATGGAAACCAAGCACGTCTCGCTGGCGCGCGGGACGCACAAGATTCAGAAACTGGGAATCTAA
- a CDS encoding 5-carboxymethyl-2-hydroxymuconate Delta-isomerase: MPHFTIEYSANLDGRVDMGAAVELVRKTAVETGIFPLGGIRVRAIKCEHYAIADGARNFGFLDMVLRLGEGRDLSTRQKAGEHIFKALSAYLDPVFANSKFALSFDMQINDEETSWKRNNIHEALKVETAHG; this comes from the coding sequence ATGCCGCATTTCACGATCGAATATTCAGCCAATCTCGATGGACGCGTCGACATGGGCGCGGCGGTGGAACTGGTTCGCAAGACGGCGGTCGAGACCGGCATCTTCCCGCTCGGCGGCATCCGCGTCCGCGCCATCAAATGCGAGCACTACGCGATCGCCGACGGCGCCAGGAATTTCGGCTTTCTCGATATGGTGCTGCGGCTCGGCGAGGGCCGCGACCTCTCCACCCGGCAAAAGGCCGGCGAACATATTTTCAAGGCCTTGTCGGCCTATCTTGATCCGGTGTTTGCGAACTCGAAGTTCGCGCTGTCGTTCGACATGCAGATCAACGACGAGGAAACCAGTTGGAAACGCAACAACATCCACGAAGCTCTGAAAGTGGAGACGGCACATGGATAA
- the hpaH gene encoding 2-oxo-hept-4-ene-1,7-dioate hydratase, whose amino-acid sequence MALSQDEIRSAAERLDHAEKTRKQIRQISLEHPGITIGDSYAIQKAWVEMKIAQGRTVKGHKIGLTSKAMQSALNIDEPDSGILLDDMFFADGGLVPTERFIATRVEAELAFVMKSRLSGPDCTMFDVLNATDFVVPALEILDTRVERVDPQTKATRKIFDTIADNAANAGIVLGGRPIRPMDADLRWIGALCYRNGQLEETGLAAGVLNHPATAVAWLANKIAPNGLALEAGQVVLAGSFVRPIETRKGDTIQADYGAYGSVSCYFA is encoded by the coding sequence ATGGCCCTTTCCCAAGACGAAATCCGCAGCGCCGCCGAGCGGCTCGACCATGCCGAAAAGACCCGCAAGCAGATCCGGCAGATTTCGCTCGAACACCCCGGTATAACGATCGGGGATTCCTACGCCATTCAAAAGGCGTGGGTCGAGATGAAGATCGCCCAGGGCCGGACGGTGAAGGGCCACAAGATCGGCCTGACCTCGAAGGCGATGCAGAGCGCGCTCAATATCGATGAGCCGGACTCCGGCATCCTGCTCGACGACATGTTCTTTGCCGATGGCGGGCTGGTGCCGACCGAGCGCTTCATCGCCACCCGCGTCGAGGCCGAGCTGGCCTTCGTGATGAAATCGCGGTTGTCCGGGCCCGACTGCACGATGTTCGACGTCCTTAACGCCACCGACTTCGTAGTCCCCGCGCTGGAGATCCTCGACACAAGGGTTGAACGGGTCGATCCGCAGACCAAGGCCACCCGGAAGATCTTCGATACCATCGCCGACAATGCGGCCAATGCCGGCATCGTGCTTGGCGGCCGCCCGATCCGCCCCATGGATGCCGACCTGCGCTGGATCGGCGCGCTCTGCTATCGCAACGGCCAGTTGGAAGAAACTGGGCTGGCAGCCGGCGTGCTCAATCATCCGGCAACAGCCGTGGCATGGCTCGCCAACAAGATCGCGCCCAATGGATTGGCGCTGGAAGCCGGCCAAGTGGTGCTGGCGGGATCGTTCGTTCGCCCGATCGAGACCCGCAAGGGTGATACCATCCAGGCCGACTACGGCGCTTACGGCTCGGTGAGCTGCTACTTCGCCTGA
- the hpaR gene encoding homoprotocatechuate degradation operon regulator HpaR translates to MREFSRSLPMSLLRAREAVMRQFRPSLRNHGLTEQQWRILRALTAVETIEVTELARVAFLLGPSLSRILRDLEARHLIERRTAKADLRRGVVSISPKGLKLIEAVAPNSEAIYAEITSRFGARKLAELQDMLGVLERSLAAMEVAGEETAEDE, encoded by the coding sequence ATGCGGGAATTCTCCCGGTCGCTGCCGATGTCGTTGCTGCGCGCACGCGAAGCCGTGATGCGGCAGTTCCGGCCGTCGCTGCGCAACCACGGCTTGACCGAGCAGCAATGGCGGATCCTGCGTGCCTTGACCGCGGTGGAAACCATCGAGGTCACCGAACTCGCGCGCGTCGCGTTTCTGTTGGGGCCGAGCCTGTCGCGAATCCTGCGCGACCTCGAAGCGCGGCATCTGATCGAGCGCCGCACCGCGAAAGCCGATCTGCGCCGTGGCGTGGTGTCGATCTCGCCCAAGGGACTGAAACTGATCGAGGCGGTGGCGCCTAACTCCGAAGCGATCTACGCCGAAATCACCAGTCGTTTTGGAGCCCGCAAGCTTGCCGAATTGCAGGACATGCTGGGCGTGCTGGAACGCAGCCTCGCGGCGATGGAAGTGGCCGGCGAGGAAACCGCCGAGGACGAGTGA
- a CDS encoding ABC transporter substrate-binding protein: MKLTRRDFAAGIAAGIAAPHILTSARAQGATIKIGMCAPVTGPAAESGGYAIKGAKLALDAVNKAGGVLGKQLELIVEDDQTTNPGIVLAFSKLAAQSDIVAFLGSIRSTQVHAMAPDVIKLGKPVMIGGTDPTLTHMGNQWLFRFRPNDSYSGRVIADYGVSTLGKKKWAVLHSTDAFGTAGGKALTSALEKLGAPPVLDQGYANQSQDFTPVVLAIKQSGADILGSYFTFENDLGIFARQLRQLGVNIPWVGSPSIVNITALKLAGPALHNTYGVADYAEDSSEGSKTFGKLYRDTVKVAPDNQSSWPYDAVNVLAAAINKAGSTDATKVREAILATRKFPGAEGEYNFDQNGDGLHGYNIVKNDKGNIVFDKHIEFND; this comes from the coding sequence ATGAAGCTTACGAGACGCGATTTCGCGGCCGGTATCGCTGCCGGCATTGCGGCGCCCCACATTTTGACGAGCGCACGGGCGCAGGGCGCCACCATCAAGATCGGCATGTGCGCGCCGGTGACCGGCCCGGCGGCTGAATCCGGCGGATATGCCATCAAGGGCGCCAAGCTCGCGCTCGACGCCGTCAACAAAGCCGGCGGCGTTCTCGGCAAACAGCTCGAACTGATCGTCGAAGACGACCAGACCACCAATCCCGGCATCGTGCTGGCCTTCTCCAAGCTGGCGGCTCAGTCCGACATCGTCGCCTTCCTCGGTTCGATCCGTTCGACCCAGGTTCACGCCATGGCGCCCGACGTGATCAAGCTCGGCAAGCCGGTGATGATCGGCGGTACCGATCCGACCCTGACCCACATGGGTAATCAATGGCTGTTCCGCTTCCGTCCCAATGACAGCTATTCGGGTCGCGTGATTGCCGATTACGGCGTCAGCACGCTCGGCAAGAAGAAGTGGGCCGTGCTGCATTCGACCGATGCGTTCGGCACCGCCGGCGGCAAGGCGCTGACATCAGCACTTGAAAAGCTCGGGGCGCCTCCGGTTCTGGACCAGGGCTACGCCAACCAGAGCCAGGATTTCACACCGGTCGTGCTCGCGATCAAACAGTCCGGCGCCGACATTCTCGGTTCCTACTTCACGTTCGAAAACGATCTCGGCATCTTTGCCCGGCAGTTGCGCCAGCTCGGCGTCAACATTCCCTGGGTCGGCTCGCCCTCGATCGTGAACATTACGGCGTTGAAGCTGGCAGGTCCGGCGCTGCACAACACCTATGGCGTCGCCGACTACGCCGAGGATTCCAGCGAGGGATCGAAGACCTTCGGCAAGCTATATCGCGACACCGTCAAGGTGGCGCCCGACAACCAGAGCTCCTGGCCCTATGACGCGGTGAACGTGCTCGCCGCCGCGATCAACAAGGCCGGTTCCACCGATGCGACCAAGGTCCGCGAGGCGATCCTGGCCACCAGGAAGTTCCCCGGTGCCGAAGGCGAATACAATTTCGACCAGAACGGCGACGGGCTTCACGGCTACAACATCGTGAAGAACGACAAGGGCAACATCGTCTTCGACAAGCACATCGAGTTCAACGACTGA